The Corynebacterium qintianiae genome has a window encoding:
- a CDS encoding ParB/RepB/Spo0J family partition protein, with the protein MAQERKGGLGRGLAALIPSSTESVETMDKTGKTGRLGNGAADVILGGTSSGTSGQAGTGNRATKRVAGAPVIPGAPSVATQSERPKSAIPMGARYQEIPVGEIFPNPKQPRQVFDEDELAELVHSIKEFGLLQPIVVRETPEGFELIMGERRWRASSKAGLKHIPAIVRETNDADMLRDALLENIHRVQLNPLEEAAAYQQLLEEFGVTQEQLADRLGRSRPRITNSIRLLNLPVAVQRRVAAGVLSAGHARALLGLKAGAEEQEKLADRVVAEGMSVRATEEAVTLLNRQGAEPEKPKREPAPQPEFLEHAAERLADEWDTKVSVTMGKRKGKIVVEFGDRDDLERIMALIQGQ; encoded by the coding sequence ATGGCACAGGAACGCAAGGGCGGTCTCGGCCGCGGACTGGCGGCCCTCATCCCGTCTAGCACCGAGTCCGTCGAAACCATGGACAAGACCGGCAAGACCGGAAGGCTCGGCAACGGCGCCGCGGACGTGATCCTCGGCGGCACCTCGAGCGGCACGAGCGGGCAGGCTGGCACCGGCAACCGTGCCACGAAGCGGGTTGCGGGTGCGCCGGTCATTCCGGGTGCGCCCAGCGTCGCCACGCAGTCGGAGCGCCCCAAGTCCGCCATCCCGATGGGTGCCCGCTACCAGGAAATCCCGGTCGGCGAGATCTTCCCGAACCCGAAGCAGCCGCGCCAGGTGTTCGACGAAGATGAGCTGGCGGAGCTGGTCCACTCGATCAAAGAGTTCGGCCTGCTCCAGCCCATCGTGGTGCGCGAGACCCCGGAGGGTTTCGAGCTCATCATGGGCGAGCGGCGCTGGCGCGCGTCGTCCAAGGCCGGCCTGAAACACATCCCGGCCATCGTGCGGGAAACCAACGACGCGGACATGCTCCGCGACGCCCTTTTGGAGAACATCCACCGCGTCCAGCTCAACCCACTGGAAGAGGCAGCCGCGTACCAGCAGCTGCTCGAGGAATTCGGTGTGACCCAGGAGCAGCTGGCAGACCGCCTGGGCCGTTCCCGCCCGCGTATCACCAACTCCATCCGGTTGCTCAACCTTCCGGTGGCGGTGCAGCGGCGCGTCGCCGCGGGCGTGCTCAGCGCCGGGCACGCCCGGGCGCTGCTCGGCCTCAAGGCGGGCGCGGAGGAGCAGGAGAAGCTGGCCGACCGCGTCGTGGCAGAGGGCATGAGTGTTCGCGCCACCGAGGAGGCCGTCACCCTGTTGAACAGGCAGGGAGCCGAGCCGGAGAAACCGAAGCGCGAGCCTGCGCCGCAGCCAGAGTTCCTCGAGCACGCCGCCGAGCGCCTCGCCGATGAGTGGGACACCAAGGTCTCCGTCACCATGGGCAAGCGCAAGGGCAAGATCGTCGTGGAGTTCGGCGACCGGGACGACCTCGAGCGCATCATGGCGCTCATCCAGGGGCAGTAA
- the rpmH gene encoding 50S ribosomal protein L34 produces MSKRTFQPNNRRRARKHGFRARMRTRAGRAIVSARRRKGRSSLTA; encoded by the coding sequence GTGTCCAAGCGGACTTTCCAGCCGAACAACCGTCGCCGCGCACGCAAGCACGGCTTCCGCGCCCGCATGCGCACCCGCGCCGGCCGCGCCATCGTTTCCGCACGCCGCCGCAAGGGCCGTTCCAGCCTCACGGCGTAG
- the yidC gene encoding membrane protein insertase YidC: MLNFIYWPISAVLWFWHKIFGFVFSPDSGIAWILAIVFLTFTLRVLLIKPMVNQMRSMRRMQEMQPKMQEIRAKYKNDQQKMAQETQKLYKEMGTNPLASCIVPLVQMPVFIGLFHVLRSFNRTGTGPGQLGMSVEQNRNTANYIFSPEDVRSFLDADFFGVPLSAYMSMPADAFAAFTGLDFTRTDIVMVCLPLVIISAVFTHLNARLSIERQNERRAAGKVAAPVGEQAEMMQQQMQLMNKMMLWVFPVMILASGFLWHIGLLFYMLANNVWTFFQSRIVFDKMDKEEAIEDEQKREAKRASAPEVAARKVDKRTKKQRKQGK, from the coding sequence GTGCTGAATTTCATTTACTGGCCAATCTCAGCGGTGCTGTGGTTCTGGCACAAAATTTTCGGATTCGTCTTCTCGCCCGATTCCGGCATCGCCTGGATTTTGGCGATCGTCTTCCTCACCTTCACCCTCCGCGTCCTGCTGATCAAGCCGATGGTGAACCAGATGCGTTCCATGCGCCGGATGCAGGAAATGCAGCCGAAGATGCAGGAGATCCGCGCCAAATACAAGAACGACCAGCAAAAGATGGCGCAGGAGACCCAGAAGCTGTACAAGGAGATGGGCACCAACCCGCTCGCCTCCTGCATCGTGCCGCTGGTGCAAATGCCGGTGTTCATCGGTCTGTTCCACGTGCTGCGCTCGTTCAACCGCACGGGCACCGGCCCGGGCCAGCTCGGCATGTCGGTCGAGCAGAACCGGAACACCGCGAACTACATCTTCTCCCCGGAAGACGTGCGTTCCTTCTTGGACGCCGACTTTTTCGGTGTGCCGCTCTCGGCTTACATGTCGATGCCGGCCGACGCCTTCGCCGCGTTTACCGGACTCGATTTCACGCGCACCGACATCGTTATGGTGTGTCTGCCACTGGTGATCATCTCCGCTGTCTTCACGCACCTCAACGCCCGGCTGTCCATTGAGCGCCAAAACGAGCGCCGTGCGGCCGGCAAGGTGGCCGCCCCCGTGGGTGAGCAGGCCGAGATGATGCAGCAGCAAATGCAGCTGATGAACAAGATGATGCTCTGGGTCTTCCCCGTCATGATCCTCGCCTCGGGCTTCCTCTGGCACATCGGCCTGCTGTTCTACATGCTCGCCAACAACGTGTGGACGTTCTTCCAGTCGCGCATCGTCTTCGACAAGATGGACAAGGAAGAGGCCATCGAGGACGAGCAGAAGCGCGAGGCCAAACGAGCTTCCGCCCCCGAGGTTGCCGCGCGCAAGGTGGACAAGCGCACGAAGAAGCAGCGCAAGCAGGGCAAGTAG
- the rnpA gene encoding ribonuclease P protein component — translation MLPEAHKLTSSADFRRTMSARTRSGSRTLVVHISARTDIALAGGPRFGLVVSKAVGNAVVRHRVSRRLRHVLLGGVDKLARELDIVVRALPPAAEATSAELKKDFEQAAAASLKKLAKQKSS, via the coding sequence GTGTTACCCGAGGCGCACAAGCTGACGTCGTCTGCGGATTTTCGCCGTACGATGTCGGCGCGCACCCGCTCCGGGTCCCGCACCTTGGTGGTGCACATATCAGCCCGAACCGACATCGCCCTGGCCGGCGGTCCGAGGTTCGGGCTCGTCGTGTCTAAGGCGGTCGGCAACGCCGTCGTCCGGCACCGCGTCTCGCGAAGGCTGCGGCATGTGCTGCTCGGCGGCGTCGACAAGCTCGCGCGGGAACTCGACATCGTCGTGCGCGCTTTACCCCCTGCCGCTGAGGCCACCAGCGCGGAGCTCAAGAAAGACTTCGAGCAGGCCGCGGCCGCGTCGCTGAAAAAGCTGGCCAAGCAAAAGAGCAGCTAG
- the rsmG gene encoding 16S rRNA (guanine(527)-N(7))-methyltransferase RsmG, which translates to MSQPSPTPSVAAAVFGERLPLAEAYHHSLATVAAERGFIGPKEVDRLWSRHLLNCAVISEAFDEGCSVADIGSGAGLPGIPLAIARPDLHVTLIEPLLKRSTYLGEVVEELGLDNVTVVRGRAEEQGRALFDAVTSRAVAPLGKLASWSLPLVKVGGAMIAMKGESVGEELERDARDIKRAKGGEAEIFTVGGTVLEQPTTLIRIRRTH; encoded by the coding sequence ATGTCGCAGCCCTCCCCCACTCCTTCCGTCGCAGCCGCAGTATTCGGCGAGCGTCTGCCGCTGGCCGAGGCCTACCATCACTCGCTGGCGACGGTGGCCGCCGAGCGCGGTTTCATCGGTCCGAAGGAGGTGGACCGTCTCTGGAGCCGCCACCTGCTCAACTGCGCCGTCATCTCGGAGGCCTTCGATGAGGGGTGCAGCGTTGCCGACATCGGCTCGGGCGCGGGACTACCCGGCATTCCGCTGGCGATCGCCCGGCCCGACCTCCACGTCACGCTCATCGAGCCGCTACTCAAGCGCTCCACTTACCTGGGTGAGGTTGTGGAGGAGCTGGGTCTGGACAACGTCACCGTCGTGCGCGGCAGGGCCGAGGAACAGGGCAGGGCGCTTTTCGACGCTGTGACGTCCCGCGCGGTCGCCCCACTGGGCAAGCTTGCTAGCTGGTCGCTGCCTCTGGTCAAGGTCGGCGGCGCGATGATCGCAATGAAGGGTGAATCGGTCGGCGAGGAACTTGAGCGTGACGCCCGCGACATCAAGCGGGCGAAAGGCGGCGAGGCCGAAATTTTCACCGTCGGCGGCACCGTGCTGGAGCAGCCGACCACGCTTATCCGCATCAGGCGAACGCACTAG
- the yidD gene encoding membrane protein insertion efficiency factor YidD translates to MAYYNFLGGEIPPAPSAPAKGLVGLVRLYQKYLSPLKMSGTCRFVPVCSAYALEAVARHGAAKGSLMATARVCKCGPWHPGGYDPVPGSVDPAEPETD, encoded by the coding sequence GTGGCCTATTACAACTTCCTCGGCGGGGAGATACCGCCGGCACCCTCAGCGCCGGCGAAAGGCCTCGTAGGGCTGGTGCGCCTTTACCAAAAATACCTCTCACCCCTTAAGATGAGTGGGACCTGCCGATTCGTGCCGGTGTGCAGCGCATACGCGCTGGAAGCAGTTGCCCGCCACGGGGCAGCGAAAGGAAGCCTGATGGCCACCGCCCGCGTGTGCAAGTGCGGTCCGTGGCATCCGGGCGGATACGACCCCGTGCCGGGAAGCGTCGATCCGGCCGAACCCGAGACTGATTAG
- a CDS encoding ParA family protein produces MTEEHNDDQQWDDTPIAAAARRAARVVSGTDTLPRPDAARVFTVANQKGGVGKTTTSVNMAAALSRQGLKVLVIDLDPQGNASTALGVEHRAGTTSSYELLIGEAEAADAMQPSPGNGNLFCIPATIDLAGAEIELVSLVRREYRLHDAIRRGFLEDNQFDYVFIDCPPSLGLLTINAMTAVDEVLIPIQCEYYALEGVGQLLGNIGMIREHLNHNLHISAILLTMYDARTKLSEEVAGEVRSQFGEVVLRNVIPRSVKVSEAPGYGQTVIDYDPGSRGALAYFDAARELAHRGDFQPHKSTGPIGVSPEVAEQLNSSQDSGEDGE; encoded by the coding sequence ATGACGGAGGAGCACAACGACGACCAGCAGTGGGACGACACCCCCATCGCTGCGGCGGCGCGGCGCGCCGCGCGCGTGGTGTCCGGCACAGACACCCTCCCGCGCCCCGACGCGGCCCGCGTGTTCACGGTGGCCAATCAGAAGGGCGGGGTGGGCAAGACCACCACGTCGGTAAACATGGCCGCCGCGCTGTCGCGTCAGGGCCTGAAGGTACTCGTGATCGATCTGGATCCACAGGGCAACGCGTCGACCGCACTCGGCGTGGAGCATCGCGCGGGCACGACCTCGAGTTACGAGCTTCTCATCGGCGAGGCCGAAGCTGCCGACGCCATGCAGCCGTCGCCCGGCAACGGCAACCTGTTCTGCATCCCGGCCACCATCGACCTGGCGGGCGCGGAGATTGAGCTGGTCAGCCTGGTGCGGCGCGAGTACCGCCTCCACGACGCGATCCGCCGCGGCTTCCTGGAGGACAACCAGTTCGACTATGTCTTCATTGACTGCCCGCCCTCGCTGGGCCTTCTCACCATCAACGCGATGACGGCGGTGGATGAGGTACTTATTCCCATCCAGTGCGAGTACTACGCCTTGGAAGGGGTCGGCCAGCTGCTGGGGAATATCGGCATGATCCGCGAGCACCTGAACCACAACCTGCACATTTCGGCAATCCTGCTGACCATGTACGACGCCCGCACGAAGCTGTCTGAGGAGGTTGCAGGCGAGGTGCGCTCCCAATTCGGCGAGGTCGTGCTGCGCAACGTCATCCCCCGCTCTGTGAAGGTGTCCGAGGCCCCCGGGTACGGCCAGACCGTGATCGATTACGACCCTGGGTCCCGCGGGGCGCTCGCCTACTTCGACGCGGCGCGGGAGCTGGCACACCGCGGCGACTTCCAGCCGCACAAGTCCACAGGCCCGATCGGGGTCAGCCCCGAGGTGGCCGAACAACTAAATAGCTCGCAGGACAGTGGAGAGGACGGAGAGTAA